From the genome of Callithrix jacchus isolate 240 chromosome 7, calJac240_pri, whole genome shotgun sequence, one region includes:
- the C7H1orf122 gene encoding uncharacterized protein C1orf122 homolog isoform X1, whose translation MEWGPGSDWSRGEAAGVDRGKAGLGLGGRPPPQPPREERAQQLLDAVEQRQRQLLDTIAACEEMLRQLGRRRPEPAGGGNVSAKPGAPPQPAVSARGGFPKDAGDGAAEP comes from the exons ATGGAATGGGGCCCGGGCTCAGACTGGTCACGGGG GGAGGCTGCCGGCGTGGACCGCGGGAAGGCGGGGCTGGGGCTCGGCGGGAGGCCACCCCCGCAGCCGCCCCGGGAGGAGCGCGCCCAGCAGCTGCTGGACGCGGTGGAGCAGCGGCAGCGGCAGCTCCTGGACACCATCGCCGCCTGCGAGGAGATGCTACGGCAGCTGGGTCGCCGGCGCCCGGAGCCGGCTGGTGGCGGG AACGTCTCAGCCAAACCCGGAGCGCCCCCACAACCGGCTGTCTCAGCCAGAGGCGGCTTTCCAAAGGATGCTGGCGATGGAGCTGCGGAGCCCTGA
- the C7H1orf122 gene encoding uncharacterized protein C1orf122 homolog isoform X2: MLRQLGRRRPEPAGGGNVSAKPGAPPQPAVSARGGFPKDAGDGAAEP; this comes from the exons ATGCTACGGCAGCTGGGTCGCCGGCGCCCGGAGCCGGCTGGTGGCGGG AACGTCTCAGCCAAACCCGGAGCGCCCCCACAACCGGCTGTCTCAGCCAGAGGCGGCTTTCCAAAGGATGCTGGCGATGGAGCTGCGGAGCCCTGA